A single genomic interval of uncultured Desulfobacter sp. harbors:
- a CDS encoding RsmE family RNA methyltransferase, producing MQKFLINKEVLNAGKAVIHGQDAKHICKVLRLKPQDTISMTDGHGTDFTGCIDKVSPECVEISIQSEKKSLTESNLDLTLCTAMLKHNKMDEIIKQITQLGVTRWIPFYCKRSIPLSGPKREKKQIERWQTIARESLKQCRRSCLVEIMPPMEFQQVLAFSKGCSHRLAFWEASDRPLAATVPGENNKAVVLIGPEGGFEEEEIRCAVESGFMSYSLGPRILRAETAAVCACSLIQYLLGDMGGGPK from the coding sequence ATGCAGAAATTTTTAATCAATAAAGAGGTGTTAAACGCTGGTAAGGCAGTCATTCACGGTCAGGATGCAAAACATATATGCAAGGTCCTCAGGCTTAAACCCCAAGATACCATTTCCATGACCGACGGCCATGGCACTGACTTTACAGGCTGTATAGACAAGGTTTCTCCTGAATGTGTGGAAATTTCAATTCAAAGTGAGAAAAAAAGCCTCACCGAATCAAATCTCGACCTGACATTGTGTACGGCCATGCTTAAACACAACAAAATGGATGAGATCATCAAGCAGATTACCCAACTCGGGGTAACCCGTTGGATTCCTTTTTATTGTAAAAGATCCATTCCATTGTCAGGCCCAAAAAGGGAAAAAAAACAGATTGAGCGATGGCAGACCATTGCCCGGGAGTCTTTAAAGCAATGCAGACGGTCCTGCCTGGTGGAAATTATGCCGCCCATGGAGTTTCAACAGGTTCTGGCCTTCTCAAAAGGCTGCTCGCACAGACTGGCCTTCTGGGAAGCATCGGACCGGCCCCTTGCCGCAACAGTCCCTGGGGAAAATAATAAAGCTGTTGTCCTGATTGGGCCGGAGGGCGGGTTTGAAGAAGAAGAGATTCGGTGTGCCGTTGAATCCGGATTTATGAGCTATTCCCTTGGACCCAGAATTTTAAGGGCGGAAACGGCAGCGGTATGTGCTTGTAGTTTAATCCAGTATCTGCTGGGTGATATGGGTGGGGGGCCAAAATAA